The following are encoded together in the Iodobacter fluviatilis genome:
- a CDS encoding inositol monophosphatase family protein — MSDFERLSDLVALARRVAAEEIMPRFQQVASARKQDGSLFTEADMASQAALQRELPKIVNCPVLGEEMSIAQQKALWENHADGLWIVDPIDGTTNFVHGLPHFSVSIALFRQGRPVLGVVYVPALDECFSAAAGYGAWMNGRSLPLRTEMPKSLCEAVAAVEPKYLGGRLPARVVSVAPFSSLRNYGSSTIDWCWLAAGRTDLMLHGSQKLWDYAAGVLILLESGGQIASIHQDNYWQDHIWQRSVVAARSPELFKPWLEWVRNNR, encoded by the coding sequence GTGAGCGATTTTGAGCGTTTATCTGATCTGGTGGCTTTGGCTAGGCGTGTGGCGGCTGAAGAAATTATGCCGCGTTTTCAGCAGGTAGCATCAGCACGTAAACAGGATGGTAGCCTTTTTACCGAGGCGGATATGGCATCGCAAGCGGCTTTGCAGCGTGAGCTCCCTAAGATTGTGAATTGCCCTGTGCTGGGTGAGGAAATGAGCATCGCCCAGCAAAAAGCGCTGTGGGAAAACCATGCAGACGGGCTGTGGATTGTTGATCCGATTGATGGCACCACCAATTTTGTGCATGGTTTGCCGCACTTTTCGGTATCGATTGCCTTATTTCGCCAAGGGCGGCCTGTGTTGGGCGTGGTGTATGTGCCCGCCTTGGACGAGTGCTTTTCGGCTGCCGCAGGCTACGGCGCATGGATGAATGGGCGATCTTTACCACTACGTACCGAGATGCCTAAGTCTTTGTGTGAGGCGGTAGCCGCGGTGGAGCCAAAGTACCTAGGCGGGCGCTTGCCTGCGCGGGTGGTCAGTGTTGCGCCATTTAGTAGCCTGCGTAACTACGGCTCGTCGACGATCGATTGGTGCTGGCTGGCGGCTGGGCGTACGGATTTAATGCTGCATGGCTCGCAAAAATTATGGGATTACGCTGCAGGCGTACTGATCTTGCTGGAATCTGGCGGGCAAATTGCCAGCATTCATCAAGATAATTATTGGCAAGATCATATCTGGCAAAGATCAGTAGTCGCCGCGCGTAGCCCAGAATTATTTAAGCCATGGTTAGAATGGGTGAGAAATAATCGTTAA
- a CDS encoding NupC/NupG family nucleoside CNT transporter: protein MFEVGRSLIGIAVLLLIAFALSMNRKAIKPRVIIAALLTQISIGAIVLFIPLGKDILLNVANAVNHVLEYGNHGISFLFGGLVDKKMFEVFGNGGFVFAFRVLPMIIFMTSFISVLYYLGVMRWIVTILGTIFQKLLGVSKLESFSAVTTIFLGQSEMPAVVKPFMKTMSGPELFAVMSSGMAAIAGSVLAGYAGLGVRMEYLIAASFMAIPGGLLFAKIICPTTEESQVEIKDLTFDDERPANLIEAGAAGASVGLKIALNVGAMLLAFIGLIALVNGLVAGVGGLFGHPEYNLELILGVVFSPLAYLIGVPWEHAALAGNFLGQKMILNEFVAFVGLAPYLKDAASVTAAGLQVLDAKTLAILSFALCGFANFSSIAILAGGFGSVAPERRSEVSRYGLRVVAAATLSNLMSATIAGLFISMA, encoded by the coding sequence ATGTTTGAAGTTGGACGCAGCCTAATCGGTATCGCTGTTCTATTGTTGATTGCTTTTGCACTTTCAATGAATCGAAAAGCAATTAAACCCCGCGTTATTATTGCCGCACTATTAACCCAAATTTCTATTGGTGCAATTGTGCTATTTATCCCACTTGGTAAAGATATTTTGCTGAATGTGGCTAATGCTGTAAATCATGTATTGGAATACGGAAATCACGGAATATCCTTTTTATTCGGCGGCTTAGTCGATAAAAAGATGTTTGAGGTGTTTGGCAACGGCGGATTTGTGTTTGCATTCCGTGTGTTACCCATGATTATCTTTATGACTTCATTTATTTCAGTGCTTTACTACCTCGGTGTAATGCGCTGGATCGTTACTATTCTAGGCACCATCTTCCAAAAGCTCTTGGGCGTGAGCAAGCTGGAATCTTTTTCAGCGGTAACGACTATTTTCTTAGGCCAAAGCGAAATGCCTGCGGTAGTTAAGCCGTTTATGAAAACCATGAGCGGCCCTGAGCTGTTTGCGGTGATGTCTAGTGGTATGGCTGCGATTGCAGGCTCGGTACTGGCGGGTTATGCCGGCCTTGGTGTGCGCATGGAATACCTGATTGCCGCTTCATTTATGGCGATTCCGGGTGGTTTGTTGTTTGCCAAAATCATTTGTCCAACTACAGAAGAAAGCCAAGTAGAAATCAAAGATCTGACTTTTGATGATGAGCGTCCGGCTAATCTGATCGAAGCGGGTGCTGCTGGTGCCTCGGTGGGTCTGAAAATTGCCCTGAACGTAGGCGCAATGTTGCTGGCGTTTATTGGTTTGATTGCGCTGGTAAATGGTTTGGTTGCTGGTGTGGGTGGTTTGTTTGGCCATCCTGAATATAATCTGGAATTGATTCTGGGTGTGGTGTTCTCGCCATTGGCTTACTTAATTGGTGTGCCTTGGGAGCATGCTGCGCTGGCGGGTAACTTCCTCGGTCAAAAAATGATCTTGAACGAGTTTGTGGCCTTTGTTGGCTTAGCGCCTTACCTTAAAGACGCGGCATCGGTAACGGCTGCTGGCCTGCAAGTATTGGACGCTAAAACGCTGGCGATTCTGTCTTTTGCCCTGTGTGGCTTTGCTAACTTCTCATCGATTGCTATTTTGGCAGGTGGTTTTGGCTCAGTAGCGCCAGAGCGCCGTTCCGAAGTAAGCCGTTATGGCTTGCGTGTGGTTGCTGCTGCAACGCTATCTAATCTAATGAGCGCAACCATTGCTGGGTTGTTTATTAGCATGGCTTAG